In uncultured Cohaesibacter sp., a genomic segment contains:
- a CDS encoding cobyric acid synthase, whose translation MPAIMFQGTGSNVGKSMLVAGFCRYLKRQGYKVAPFKPQNMSNNAAVTAEGGEIGRAQALQALACGLEPSVHMNPVLLKPQSNVGSQVVVQGKVVGQMQARNYSQSKHSLLQSVMESYRILSDSADFVVVEGAGSASEVNLRKGDIANMGFAEAARLPVILIGDIDRGGVIASLVGTQQMLSASDRVLIKGYVINKFRGDASLFTSGLDIITKQTGWPDFGILPWFDNAVRLPAEDSEDLGREGPTNRSDTALKIAVPVLPRIANFDDLDALKSEPGIALTMVKRGETIPLDSDLVILPGSKSTIGDLLAMQSEGWDIDIKAIARRGGSVLGLCGGYQMLGKRIMDPEGVETEKGAICEGLGLLDIETVMAGEKRTVQVSGAHIASGAPMHGYEIHVGCSDGRDRTRPIFMIEGKEEGATSPDGRIMGSYIHGLFNDDGFRSAFLGSLGHKASGHSYQQGVERTLDALADHFAEHMDVEGLIRVASKGV comes from the coding sequence ATGCCAGCCATCATGTTTCAGGGAACCGGGTCCAACGTCGGAAAATCGATGTTGGTCGCAGGCTTCTGTCGCTATCTCAAACGGCAGGGCTACAAGGTGGCCCCGTTCAAACCGCAGAACATGTCCAACAACGCGGCCGTGACGGCGGAGGGCGGCGAGATCGGCCGGGCACAGGCTTTGCAGGCGCTGGCCTGTGGGCTGGAACCGAGTGTGCACATGAACCCGGTGCTGCTCAAGCCACAGAGCAATGTTGGCAGTCAGGTGGTGGTGCAGGGCAAGGTGGTCGGCCAGATGCAGGCCCGCAACTACAGCCAGAGCAAGCATTCCCTGTTGCAGTCGGTCATGGAATCCTATCGCATCCTCAGCGATAGCGCCGATTTTGTTGTGGTGGAGGGCGCAGGCAGCGCCTCCGAGGTCAATCTGCGCAAGGGCGACATTGCCAACATGGGGTTCGCCGAAGCGGCAAGGCTGCCGGTGATCCTGATTGGCGACATCGACCGGGGCGGCGTCATCGCTTCCCTCGTTGGCACCCAGCAGATGCTTTCCGCCTCTGACCGCGTGCTCATCAAGGGCTATGTGATCAACAAGTTCCGTGGCGATGCCTCGCTCTTCACCTCGGGCCTCGACATCATCACCAAGCAGACCGGTTGGCCGGACTTCGGCATTCTGCCGTGGTTTGACAATGCCGTGCGCCTGCCTGCCGAGGATAGCGAGGATCTGGGGCGCGAAGGGCCCACCAATCGGTCTGACACGGCTTTGAAGATCGCGGTACCTGTCTTGCCGCGTATTGCCAATTTCGACGATCTTGATGCCCTCAAATCAGAACCCGGCATTGCGCTCACCATGGTCAAGCGCGGAGAGACAATCCCGCTCGATAGCGATCTGGTCATCCTGCCCGGATCGAAATCGACCATCGGTGACCTGCTGGCCATGCAGAGCGAGGGTTGGGACATCGACATCAAGGCTATTGCAAGGCGCGGTGGATCTGTGCTCGGGCTATGTGGTGGCTACCAGATGCTGGGCAAGCGCATTATGGACCCGGAAGGGGTCGAGACCGAGAAGGGCGCAATCTGCGAAGGGTTGGGGCTGCTCGATATTGAAACCGTCATGGCGGGCGAAAAGCGGACGGTTCAGGTTTCCGGTGCGCATATCGCAAGTGGTGCGCCGATGCATGGCTATGAGATCCATGTCGGGTGCAGCGATGGCCGCGACCGGACCCGGCCAATTTTCATGATCGAAGGCAAGGAGGAGGGGGCCACCTCTCCGGATGGCCGGATCATGGGTAGCTACATCCACGGGCTTTTCAATGACGACGGGTTCCGGTCGGCCTTTCTTGGCTCGCTCGGCCACAAGGCTTCCGGTCATAGCTACCAGCAAGGGGTTGAACGGACCCTTGACGCACTGGCAGATCATTTCGCCGAGCATATGGACGTTGAAGGGCTGATCCGGGTGGCGAGCAAAGGCGTCTGA
- the cobJ gene encoding precorrin-3B C(17)-methyltransferase: MEKLIPVTVVCPSAAASALAVSIRDALKRAGHPVELHGKGEIEGFDVTFADSLTHLKGLFSERRAIVALCASGIIIRALAPLLDSKFDEPPVLAVARDGSSVVPLLGGHHGANDLARLLAEALKAHAAVTTAGDCRYQLALDNPPKGWKLQHARKAAAVMARIVDGEAVSVSSDLDWLDGSDLARADQAPISLQASFAPVPEESAVTCLTYSPQKLVVGVGCERGIAATDLIGHLEMVLANNSLAPEAIGLLASIDVKMDEAAIHAAAAHFGVPARFFSAEDLEAQKGRLKTPSEVVFAEVGCHGVAEGAALAAVGAEGSLLVAKVKSDKATCAIGLAREPFTAQLPGKKRGSLAVIGIGPGTPYWRTPQATNLIAQAEKLVGYKFYLDLLGPMADDERRCDFPMGSEKDRCRFALEEAGKGHDVALICSGDGGIYAMGALVMELLDRDADNGGVSDNAKRVALTHVPGISALQAASARFGALLGHDFCTISLSDLLTPWETIEQRVRAATDGDFVIAFYNPVSMKRRTQLLRAKEILLTQRPGTTPVLLASNLGRPDEELKMRTLETLDIEEVDMLTVVLVGSSQSRALQSGDRTVGDDGWMAYTPRGYAKRIDGENRE, from the coding sequence ATGGAAAAACTGATCCCCGTTACGGTTGTTTGCCCGAGCGCAGCCGCTAGCGCGCTGGCTGTCTCCATCAGGGACGCTCTCAAACGCGCCGGACACCCGGTCGAGCTGCACGGTAAGGGCGAAATCGAGGGCTTCGATGTCACCTTCGCCGACAGTCTTACCCATCTCAAGGGCCTCTTTTCGGAGCGGCGGGCAATTGTTGCGCTCTGCGCCAGCGGCATCATCATTCGTGCTCTGGCGCCGCTGCTCGACAGCAAGTTCGACGAACCGCCGGTGCTGGCCGTTGCCCGTGATGGCTCGTCCGTGGTGCCGCTTCTGGGCGGTCACCATGGTGCCAATGATCTGGCTCGCCTGCTGGCCGAAGCCCTCAAGGCGCATGCGGCCGTGACCACCGCCGGGGATTGCCGCTATCAGCTGGCGCTCGACAATCCGCCCAAGGGCTGGAAGCTGCAACATGCCAGAAAGGCTGCCGCCGTCATGGCACGGATCGTTGACGGTGAGGCGGTATCTGTTTCTTCCGATCTGGACTGGCTCGATGGCAGCGATCTGGCACGCGCCGACCAGGCGCCCATCAGCCTTCAGGCAAGCTTTGCTCCTGTGCCGGAAGAAAGCGCTGTGACATGCCTCACCTACAGTCCGCAAAAGCTCGTGGTCGGCGTCGGCTGTGAACGTGGCATCGCGGCGACGGATCTCATCGGCCATTTAGAGATGGTTCTTGCCAACAACAGTCTTGCCCCGGAAGCCATCGGTCTGCTGGCATCCATTGATGTAAAGATGGACGAAGCGGCCATTCACGCCGCTGCCGCCCACTTCGGGGTTCCCGCCCGGTTCTTTTCGGCAGAAGACCTTGAAGCCCAGAAAGGCCGTCTGAAGACACCGTCCGAAGTGGTCTTTGCCGAGGTAGGATGCCATGGCGTGGCCGAAGGGGCGGCTCTTGCTGCGGTTGGAGCCGAAGGGTCGTTGCTGGTGGCCAAGGTCAAATCCGACAAGGCCACCTGCGCCATTGGGCTGGCGCGGGAGCCGTTTACGGCTCAGCTGCCGGGCAAGAAACGCGGCTCGCTGGCTGTCATCGGCATTGGCCCCGGTACGCCCTATTGGCGCACGCCGCAGGCTACGAACCTCATCGCGCAGGCTGAAAAACTGGTTGGCTACAAATTCTACCTCGATCTGCTCGGCCCGATGGCCGATGACGAACGTCGGTGCGATTTTCCCATGGGCAGCGAGAAGGATCGTTGCCGCTTTGCGCTGGAAGAAGCTGGCAAGGGCCATGACGTGGCGCTGATCTGTTCCGGCGATGGCGGCATCTATGCCATGGGGGCACTGGTTATGGAACTGCTCGACCGCGATGCCGACAATGGCGGCGTGTCCGATAATGCCAAGCGGGTGGCGCTCACCCATGTGCCGGGCATCTCGGCGTTGCAGGCCGCTTCCGCCCGGTTCGGGGCCTTGCTGGGCCACGACTTCTGCACCATCTCGCTTTCGGATCTGCTGACGCCGTGGGAAACCATCGAACAACGGGTGCGGGCGGCAACAGACGGTGACTTCGTCATTGCCTTCTACAACCCGGTATCGATGAAACGCCGCACCCAATTGCTGAGGGCAAAGGAAATCCTGCTCACTCAGCGCCCGGGCACAACGCCGGTCCTGCTGGCCTCCAACCTTGGTCGCCCTGATGAAGAGCTGAAAATGCGGACCCTCGAAACGCTGGACATCGAGGAAGTCGACATGCTGACGGTGGTGCTGGTCGGGTCTTCCCAGTCCCGGGCCTTGCAGTCGGGTGATCGCACGGTTGGTGATGACGGCTGGATGGCCTACACCCCGCGCGGATATGCAAAGAGAATTGACGGAGAGAACAGGGAATGA
- a CDS encoding cobyrinate a,c-diamide synthase produces the protein MHIATDKPKGLILAASSSNAGKTTLSLGLQRLLLRRGLSIAPAKCGPDYIDPAFHVVASGRASINLDPWAMTTEDLPARAATQAQMADLLFVEGVMGLFDGAANGQGSTATLAQALGLPVILVLDVKGQAQTAAAIAKGISSYDPNVTIGGVLLNRVGSAAHEHLLREAFAPLDLPIVGAVRGSDQLQLPSRHLGLVQAGEHDALDGMIDRIADHMAPDVDLDRILGIASEVTVNQEGAAPLQRLAPLGQRIAIARDEAFSFIYPHLLGDWQGQGAELSFFSPLADETPTEEADAIYLPGGYPELHLERLASAHAFRTAMQTAAAKGVLMFGECGGYMTLGRSIISADGVEVPMLGLLPITTSFADTKLSLGYRKLSHQSVLPWGPELAAHEFHYATILAMDEAEPLFAARTATDRELPSMGQRVGSVHGSFAHIIAPLKTTY, from the coding sequence ATGCACATCGCTACCGACAAGCCCAAAGGTTTGATCCTCGCGGCCAGCAGCTCAAACGCAGGCAAGACCACCCTCTCCCTCGGGCTGCAACGCCTCCTCCTGCGGCGCGGGCTCTCCATCGCCCCGGCGAAATGCGGCCCGGATTATATCGATCCGGCGTTCCATGTGGTGGCGTCCGGCCGCGCCTCGATCAATCTTGACCCTTGGGCCATGACCACCGAAGACCTCCCCGCGCGGGCAGCCACCCAAGCGCAGATGGCGGACCTGCTGTTTGTCGAAGGCGTGATGGGGCTGTTCGATGGAGCTGCCAACGGGCAAGGCTCCACGGCGACGCTCGCACAGGCGCTCGGGCTGCCGGTTATCCTTGTCCTTGACGTCAAGGGGCAGGCCCAGACCGCGGCGGCCATTGCCAAGGGCATCAGTTCCTACGACCCGAATGTCACGATTGGCGGTGTTCTGCTCAACCGTGTCGGTTCAGCGGCGCACGAGCATCTGCTCCGCGAGGCATTTGCCCCCCTTGATCTACCGATTGTCGGCGCCGTGCGCGGATCCGATCAACTGCAGCTGCCGTCCCGCCATCTCGGGCTTGTTCAGGCGGGCGAACACGATGCGCTTGATGGCATGATCGACCGGATCGCCGATCATATGGCGCCGGATGTGGATCTTGATCGCATTCTCGGCATTGCGTCAGAGGTCACAGTCAATCAAGAAGGAGCTGCTCCGCTCCAGCGTCTGGCTCCCCTCGGCCAGCGCATTGCCATTGCCCGCGACGAGGCCTTCAGTTTCATCTATCCCCATCTCCTTGGCGACTGGCAAGGTCAGGGCGCCGAGCTGTCATTCTTCTCCCCGCTTGCGGATGAGACACCCACCGAAGAGGCCGATGCAATCTATCTTCCGGGCGGTTATCCGGAGTTGCATCTTGAGCGGCTTGCCTCGGCCCATGCCTTCCGGACGGCCATGCAAACGGCTGCCGCGAAAGGCGTGCTGATGTTCGGGGAATGCGGCGGCTATATGACCCTTGGGCGCTCGATCATTTCCGCTGATGGGGTTGAAGTGCCCATGCTCGGCCTGTTGCCGATCACCACCAGCTTTGCCGATACCAAACTGTCGCTTGGTTATCGTAAGCTCTCGCACCAGTCGGTTTTGCCATGGGGGCCTGAGCTTGCCGCCCATGAGTTCCACTATGCCACCATCCTTGCGATGGACGAAGCTGAGCCGCTATTTGCAGCCCGGACCGCAACCGACAGAGAGCTGCCTTCAATGGGGCAACGGGTCGGATCCGTTCACGGCTCCTTTGCCCATATCATCGCCCCATTGAAAACCACTTATTGA
- a CDS encoding cobalt-precorrin-5B (C(1))-methyltransferase, producing the protein MTDYTEKAPNEGNLRRGWTTGACATAATKAALNALVTSHFPDPVSIVLPKGQEPSFVLDCETLEEDYAEAGIIKDAGDDPDVTHGALILSKVRFGPEGAGIRFFAGEGVGMVTRPGLPIAVGEPAINPVPRQLIREVVQALAAEHGFAPDVDITISVRNGEKLATHTWNPRLGIIGGLSILGTTGIVVPFSCSAWIHSIQRGIDVARAEGQGHVAGCTGSTSEKTVRTLYQLPEFAMVDMGDFVGGMLKYLRRNPVARVTIGGGFAKLTKLAQGHMDLHSGRSQVDFDWLADRIASLGGEKPLVEQARQANTALAVLQLCDAAGVSIVPLVASKAQRAAFRILGPCTIALDIVVIARDGTLLGQSEILTYDQLEPAP; encoded by the coding sequence ATGACAGATTACACTGAAAAAGCACCGAACGAGGGAAATTTGAGGCGCGGCTGGACAACTGGAGCCTGTGCAACGGCCGCAACGAAAGCGGCGCTAAACGCTCTGGTTACATCGCACTTCCCGGACCCCGTTTCGATTGTTTTGCCCAAGGGTCAGGAGCCTTCATTCGTGCTCGATTGCGAGACGTTGGAGGAGGATTATGCGGAGGCCGGAATCATCAAGGATGCCGGTGACGACCCCGATGTGACCCATGGTGCGCTCATTCTGTCCAAGGTTCGTTTTGGCCCGGAAGGGGCTGGGATACGCTTCTTTGCTGGCGAGGGCGTCGGGATGGTGACCCGACCCGGACTGCCCATTGCCGTTGGCGAACCGGCCATCAATCCCGTGCCGCGCCAATTGATACGCGAAGTGGTGCAGGCGCTGGCCGCCGAACATGGTTTTGCACCCGATGTCGACATAACGATCTCCGTGCGCAACGGCGAAAAGCTGGCCACACATACGTGGAACCCGCGACTGGGGATCATCGGTGGCCTGTCCATTCTGGGGACCACGGGGATTGTCGTGCCCTTTTCCTGCTCGGCCTGGATCCATTCCATCCAGCGCGGCATTGATGTTGCCCGCGCCGAAGGGCAGGGGCATGTGGCAGGTTGCACCGGCTCTACCTCGGAAAAGACCGTGCGCACCCTGTATCAGCTACCCGAATTTGCCATGGTTGACATGGGGGATTTTGTCGGTGGCATGCTAAAATATCTGCGCCGCAATCCGGTTGCCCGTGTGACCATCGGCGGCGGCTTTGCCAAGCTGACAAAGCTGGCGCAAGGTCACATGGATTTGCACTCGGGCCGCAGTCAGGTCGATTTTGATTGGCTGGCCGACAGGATTGCCTCGCTCGGTGGCGAAAAGCCGTTGGTGGAACAGGCAAGACAGGCCAACACGGCTCTCGCCGTTCTGCAGCTTTGCGATGCTGCCGGGGTCAGCATCGTTCCCCTTGTGGCATCCAAAGCACAACGCGCCGCTTTCAGAATTCTCGGGCCTTGCACCATTGCTCTCGATATTGTCGTAATTGCGCGGGATGGTACACTGCTCGGGCAGTCCGAGATTCTCACCTACGACCAACTGGAGCCTGCTCCATGA
- the cobI gene encoding precorrin-2 C(20)-methyltransferase, with the protein MNKTTKGTLYGVGVGPGDPELLTLKAARLIRNAAVIAYPAPEGGDSFARDIAREHIAEGTREISIAIPMRPERKAAQDAYDVGAVDVRAELEAGHDVVFLCEGDPFFYGTFMYLYDRLAGEFAAEVIPGVTSIVACACRLKQPLVSRNDVLTVLAGPMSDEALEARLSLGGSFAIMKVGRHLPRLRALIERLGLMSRAGYVERATLANEKALPLAELDEATAPYFSTILIYDGDEAWKN; encoded by the coding sequence ATGAACAAGACGACAAAAGGCACCCTTTACGGGGTTGGCGTCGGCCCCGGCGATCCGGAGTTGCTGACCCTGAAGGCTGCCCGACTGATCCGCAATGCTGCCGTCATCGCCTATCCGGCGCCGGAAGGAGGCGACAGCTTTGCCCGTGACATTGCCCGGGAGCATATCGCCGAAGGCACGAGGGAAATCTCCATCGCTATTCCCATGCGCCCCGAGCGCAAGGCCGCACAGGACGCCTATGATGTTGGCGCTGTGGACGTTCGCGCCGAGCTGGAGGCGGGCCACGATGTGGTTTTCCTCTGCGAGGGCGACCCGTTCTTCTATGGCACCTTCATGTATCTCTATGACCGGCTGGCCGGTGAGTTTGCAGCGGAGGTCATCCCCGGGGTCACCTCCATTGTCGCCTGCGCCTGCCGCCTCAAGCAGCCGCTCGTGAGCCGCAATGACGTGTTGACGGTGTTGGCCGGGCCGATGTCTGACGAGGCGCTCGAAGCACGCCTGTCGCTTGGCGGTTCCTTCGCCATCATGAAGGTCGGGCGTCATTTGCCGCGCCTGCGGGCTCTCATCGAACGGCTTGGCCTGATGTCGCGTGCAGGCTACGTCGAGCGGGCAACTCTTGCCAATGAAAAGGCCCTGCCACTCGCCGAGCTCGATGAAGCCACGGCACCCTATTTCTCGACGATCCTGATCTATGACGGAGATGAAGCATGGAAAAACTGA
- a CDS encoding precorrin-6A/cobalt-precorrin-6A reductase yields the protein MTKPRHILLLGGTAEARELLETLIKSTEHDVTYSLAGVLGSKAEEVLRSRMGFDSDHFQFRMGGFGGPEGLRHYMEEHDIDLLIDATHPYATVISQNAIEASKAGAVPLARYVRHEWTETADDSWTVVDRLSDAAAALPSGVTAFLSVGRQSIAPFASRKDCRFVIRSIAEAEEHLFHSATFIQGMPGRSMEEEMTLFQEYGIDYLVTKNSGSGKASYKILAARELHIPVIMVKRPPLPDCPEFSELEAVLAWIDHAPEAH from the coding sequence ATGACGAAACCGCGCCATATTCTCCTTCTGGGTGGCACAGCCGAAGCCAGAGAGTTGCTGGAAACCCTGATCAAGTCGACGGAGCATGACGTTACCTATTCGCTGGCCGGTGTGCTCGGCAGCAAGGCCGAGGAAGTGCTGCGCAGTCGTATGGGGTTTGACAGCGACCATTTCCAGTTTCGCATGGGTGGCTTTGGTGGCCCCGAAGGTTTGCGGCACTATATGGAAGAGCATGACATCGATTTGCTGATCGATGCGACCCACCCCTATGCAACAGTCATTTCACAAAACGCCATCGAAGCGTCGAAAGCGGGCGCCGTTCCGCTGGCTCGCTATGTTCGGCACGAATGGACCGAAACCGCAGATGATAGCTGGACGGTCGTAGACCGGCTTTCCGATGCCGCCGCTGCATTGCCTTCGGGCGTGACCGCCTTCCTTTCCGTCGGCCGTCAATCCATCGCGCCCTTTGCGAGCCGCAAGGACTGCAGGTTCGTGATCCGCTCCATTGCCGAGGCCGAAGAGCATCTGTTCCACTCCGCAACCTTCATTCAGGGCATGCCAGGACGGTCTATGGAAGAGGAAATGACCCTGTTTCAGGAATATGGCATCGACTATCTGGTGACCAAGAACTCCGGCTCCGGCAAGGCATCCTACAAGATCCTCGCCGCACGGGAGCTGCATATTCCTGTCATTATGGTCAAGCGCCCGCCGCTTCCCGATTGTCCGGAATTCAGCGAGCTTGAAGCCGTTCTGGCCTGGATCGACCACGCACCGGAAGCGCACTGA
- the cobM gene encoding precorrin-4 C(11)-methyltransferase, protein MTVYFIGAGPGAPDLITVRGLKLIQRCPVCLYAGSLVPEATVAEAPEGAQVKDTAAMNLDEIIEDIKLAHAEGKDVARVHSGDPSIYGAIAEQMRRLNALAIPYEVVPGVPAFAAAAAALGTELTIPGIAQSIILTRTAMKSSSMPERESLDILGQSGATMAIHLSVRNAAHIERELIPHYGEDCPAIIAYRVGWPDQMFIRATLGTLKEKIRASKLTRTALILVGPALGAQDFEESKLYDADFEHILRLPKKANKKG, encoded by the coding sequence ATGACTGTCTATTTCATCGGAGCCGGCCCCGGAGCGCCGGACCTTATCACCGTGCGTGGACTGAAGCTCATCCAGCGCTGCCCGGTCTGTCTTTACGCTGGCTCGCTTGTGCCCGAGGCAACGGTCGCCGAAGCACCCGAAGGCGCGCAGGTCAAGGACACCGCCGCGATGAACCTTGATGAAATCATCGAGGACATCAAACTGGCCCATGCCGAAGGCAAGGACGTGGCCCGGGTGCATTCGGGCGACCCGTCGATCTATGGCGCGATTGCCGAACAGATGCGACGGCTCAATGCGCTGGCCATCCCTTATGAGGTGGTACCCGGCGTTCCCGCCTTTGCTGCTGCAGCGGCAGCGCTTGGCACCGAACTGACCATCCCTGGCATTGCCCAGAGTATCATCCTCACCCGCACTGCCATGAAGTCTTCGTCGATGCCGGAACGGGAAAGCCTCGATATCCTCGGTCAGTCCGGCGCGACCATGGCAATCCACCTCTCGGTCCGCAATGCTGCCCATATCGAGCGGGAGCTGATCCCGCATTATGGCGAAGATTGCCCCGCCATCATCGCCTACCGGGTCGGCTGGCCAGACCAGATGTTCATCCGGGCAACGCTTGGCACGCTCAAGGAGAAGATCCGTGCGTCCAAGCTGACCCGCACCGCGCTCATTCTGGTGGGACCGGCGCTCGGGGCTCAGGACTTTGAGGAGTCAAAGCTCTATGACGCGGATTTTGAACATATCCTGCGTCTGCCGAAAAAGGCGAACAAGAAGGGTTGA
- the cbiE gene encoding precorrin-6y C5,15-methyltransferase (decarboxylating) subunit CbiE → MNAEQTSPWLSVIGIGANGVDDLGDLAWQLLAEADVIYGGRRHLAMLPDDLTANALRKSWPTPFAHAFEELEALRGQNVVVLASGDPMYFGIGGTLSQRFSRTDMRILPYPGSFSLAASRLGWALDKTAKLTIHGRSIQTLMPHYLPGARLLVLSRDGASPREAAEHLCARGIHNAELTVLERLGSDKERIVTLDAQTLAIGSEDHYFADLNVLAIALPDHLDRWFSQQPGLPDDAFEHDGKMTKQDIRASALAKLMPHPGALLWDVGTGCGSVAIEWLRCHRSCRAIGIEPQEKRRALAKHNAAFLGVPSLKLIAATAPEGLEGEEAPDAVFIGGGLSRQVVDFCLARLKPGGRLVAHAVTLGSERLLMECFEAYGGELTRLAISKAAPVGPYFGWKSSMPVTQWAFTKAAKDKNETKSQ, encoded by the coding sequence ATGAACGCAGAACAGACAAGCCCATGGCTCAGCGTGATCGGCATTGGTGCCAACGGGGTTGATGACCTTGGCGATCTGGCGTGGCAACTCCTCGCCGAGGCTGATGTGATTTATGGTGGCCGACGTCATCTGGCAATGCTGCCCGACGACCTCACGGCCAATGCGCTCCGCAAGAGCTGGCCAACACCCTTTGCTCATGCCTTCGAGGAACTCGAAGCCTTGCGCGGTCAGAATGTTGTTGTCCTGGCCAGTGGCGATCCGATGTATTTCGGCATTGGCGGCACGCTGTCGCAACGCTTCTCCCGTACAGACATGCGCATCCTGCCATATCCGGGGTCGTTCAGCCTTGCCGCCAGCCGGCTGGGTTGGGCACTCGACAAGACGGCCAAGCTGACCATTCATGGCCGCAGCATCCAGACGCTGATGCCCCACTATCTGCCCGGAGCGCGCCTCTTGGTGCTCTCACGCGATGGCGCTTCGCCCCGAGAGGCAGCAGAACATCTCTGCGCTCGTGGTATCCATAATGCGGAGCTGACTGTGCTGGAGCGTCTGGGCAGCGACAAGGAACGGATTGTGACCCTGGACGCCCAGACATTGGCAATCGGCAGCGAGGACCATTATTTCGCCGATCTCAACGTACTGGCGATTGCCTTGCCGGATCATCTGGATCGCTGGTTCTCGCAGCAGCCCGGCCTGCCAGACGACGCTTTCGAGCATGACGGCAAGATGACCAAGCAGGACATTCGCGCCAGTGCTCTGGCCAAGCTGATGCCCCATCCCGGCGCACTGCTGTGGGATGTCGGCACCGGCTGCGGCTCTGTCGCCATCGAATGGCTGCGGTGCCATCGTTCCTGTCGTGCCATTGGCATCGAGCCGCAGGAAAAGCGTCGGGCGCTCGCCAAACACAACGCCGCCTTCCTCGGTGTTCCGTCCCTCAAGCTCATTGCCGCCACGGCACCGGAAGGGCTTGAAGGCGAAGAAGCACCGGATGCCGTCTTCATCGGCGGTGGCCTGTCTCGGCAGGTTGTTGACTTTTGCCTTGCACGCCTCAAACCCGGTGGCCGGCTGGTTGCCCATGCCGTCACCCTTGGTTCCGAACGCCTGCTCATGGAGTGCTTCGAGGCCTATGGTGGCGAGTTGACCAGATTGGCGATCTCCAAGGCCGCCCCCGTCGGACCCTATTTCGGCTGGAAATCCTCCATGCCTGTTACGCAATGGGCTTTCACCAAAGCCGCCAAAGACAAGAACGAGACCAAGAGCCAATGA
- the cobA gene encoding uroporphyrinogen-III C-methyltransferase: MQNFTTPDPYSQILFDGLPAFEPGWVWLVGGGPGDRGLLTLHAVNALRQADAIVYDALVDEALLSFARPDVIVEFAGKRGGRPSSKQKDINLRLIELAREGKRVLRFKGGDPFIFGRGGEEALQLVEAGVPFRVVPGITAGIGGLCYAGIPATHRDINQSVTFLTGHDHTGEMPTALNWDGIAKGSQVIVMYMAMKHLHGITRKLLDAGRDPEEGAAVICNATTPQQEVLTSTLAHIADDALNSSMKPPAIVVIGNVVKLRDGLDWLGFVTMGKQLVSDPLTANPDV, translated from the coding sequence ATGCAGAATTTTACAACCCCGGATCCCTATAGCCAAATCCTCTTTGACGGACTGCCCGCGTTCGAACCGGGTTGGGTCTGGCTGGTTGGTGGCGGGCCGGGAGATCGCGGTCTTCTCACCCTTCACGCGGTCAATGCCTTGCGACAGGCCGACGCAATTGTCTATGACGCTCTGGTCGATGAGGCACTGTTATCCTTTGCGCGTCCCGACGTGATTGTCGAGTTTGCCGGCAAGCGTGGTGGTCGTCCCTCCTCCAAGCAGAAGGATATCAACCTGCGCCTTATAGAGCTGGCAAGGGAAGGCAAGCGGGTGTTGCGTTTCAAGGGTGGCGATCCATTCATTTTCGGGCGCGGCGGCGAGGAAGCCCTGCAACTGGTCGAGGCCGGTGTCCCTTTCCGTGTGGTTCCCGGCATCACGGCGGGGATTGGCGGTCTGTGCTATGCAGGTATTCCGGCCACTCACAGAGACATCAACCAGTCCGTCACCTTCCTTACCGGCCACGACCATACCGGCGAAATGCCGACCGCCCTCAACTGGGATGGCATCGCCAAGGGCTCGCAGGTGATTGTCATGTATATGGCCATGAAGCATCTGCACGGTATTACCCGGAAACTGCTGGATGCGGGACGCGACCCGGAAGAAGGCGCAGCGGTCATCTGCAATGCGACCACCCCGCAACAGGAAGTGCTGACGTCAACGCTTGCCCATATCGCAGACGATGCGCTCAACTCGAGCATGAAGCCTCCGGCGATTGTCGTGATCGGCAATGTGGTCAAGTTGCGTGATGGTCTGGACTGGCTCGGCTTTGTCACCATGGGCAAACAGCTTGTCTCGGATCCTCTCACAGCAAATCCTGATGTGTGA